cttaatctcagggtcgtgggctgagccccacgttgggcgtttctgttacttttctctctcagcaaacttacattagggttcatatagcagacctttttagacaaagttccgcgtttctaccactgtaggtgacttttcactaagtctctgtggcacaatcggttagcgcgtttggctgttaactgaaaggttggtggttcaagcccacccagggacggatcaatcattttgctgccttgcaactgctaacatgtgcactggacaaagatcctgggccacattctgtccagcgttacaagatgaaatcaggatttagcagaacattgtcatgggtagggaaggtatcactgttaacagtgtctagacaaagttccgcgtttctaccactgtaggtgaccattccctaagtctctgtggcaacattatgaagctgcaggccccgAGACCCAACCGCATGCTCAGACCTGCTCGCTCAGACCAGCACTTCCAGACCTATCAttttctcagacagtgccacctgctgttggaAAAATTGCCTAACCTGAATTCATTGATGTATAAATTGTAAATTACactatttttctactataaaatattgcactatgattgaatacattattatataaaatattaaacatactagattatgatttaatgcattaagtctgttgtattttaattaactgtatttgtaaatagatatttttcagttacttaaatattttcagtcatttattgtttttgttgttgttttttgtttttaaatcattaaggATTTATCAAACTCTTTAGTATCGAGttgagggaatgaacattatcttATTATTCACAGAATAAATGATAGTTCTCTGAGTAATTTTCTCAcaccaaactttatttttttataaattttcatgaggtcctacaagtcatcgagctgtaaaaaatgcagagaaaaattgtgaaaaacaatACTtggattaataaatgtatttattacatataaaataaaataaaatgctttacattcttgTTGGGGAGATTTTTCCATTTCTCGAGCAATTCTTCTGTTAAATTCCTCaacttcactaaaaaaaaaaataaatgctgttgtcagaaattgtgtttaacataaaaacttaacagcttttgtacaaaaaaaaaaaaaaatgtaaacatacctTGCGTGATAAATGTGGCCCTGGAGGAAGACATCTTCAGCCTCCTGCCAAGACAAGCCTTGTAACTCGGAAATGCCATGAGATATGGCCTGTACAAACATACAGATaaaccaattaataaaataaaacacactgcagaaCATAAGCATGCTCATGTACATACATGTTTTGTGATTACCTCTGGGAGGAGACATCCACAAAAGAACTCCACCTCATCATTGAAGGTCAGCtgtgttttgattttattaaGAATTCCTCTGATGTAGTCACAAATGATTGACTGGGACTGCTCATTCTCAATGTAGACAGGCACTTGAGAACGGAGTTTTAGTGGAAACCAATTTGACCTTTTCCCACCGAGTATATCCTTTGGGCCATAGAAGGAAATTATATTTCATATGTAAATGCAcaagtaattaattatatttggcaAATAATAGTTAAGTTGTCACTTGACTATATTTAAGTCAACCATACTCAGTGTCTAGAGGAGTAATTTAAAGTGGAACCATCTATACCACCAAATGCTGCTCTGCTGATTTTGATGTGATAATCAAGTCCATTAATCTTTTGTCATTCCTTTCCCGATCTTGAACTGCTTTGACATGTGCCGGAAGATTGGATGTGGTTTTTCTTTTCACCCTAAAAAGGAGCAGAATCTTTCCATCCAAGACACTTCTTGCCTCCTCAGTCCAGAAAGCAAATCTGTGCCCATAGCTTTTAAtaacaagacaagacaaaatcCATAATTActgtgtaacgaggagactgacacggagggatccattatgcagtatttattaatcacaacttcactcaaacacacaatatgcaccggagtgcacaaacacatccacagtagtagtatgGGTATCAAGACTGATGacgaacagacacagagtgagttaccaggcatgagtggAAGGGAGTGAGCAAGAACCAGGATCCGTTATGCAGGCTTGGTTCAAGGGCAGGCAGCAAagatcagagtccgtataacaggcgtggttcgtgggcaggcagagagagagtcagagtccgtataacaagcgtgggtcgtgggcaggcagaaggcgaagcaaagtaagagacaggctggagtcatgcacaggagatcaggctggagatcatgctcagaaatgctggccggggctaaacaagactttgcCCTGAACGAGTgcttgagtgcggcttataagaggtacgtgggtcattagccagattccaatcaggtgtatgcgcaatcagtgtagatggatgacgtaatgctaaaagtccggagatggtggcctctgctggccagcgaggggagttactgggaccgagtcggtgacatacTGGTCACCGGTAAGAGAGATTTTAAGTATGTTTTGTTATTCATGTTACAAGTTGTTGtattgacacaatatacatttttaattttacagatttacaagaaaaataaataaataaatactgacatACCCATCAATTTGAAATTGTTCCATGAGTAGAAGGCACCACCACTGACGGATGATAGGTATATCCATCTGAAAGAAAGACTGTTTAGTCTGACAGTTAACCAACATGTTTTTGTTAATACATGATGTTGGGTGTGCTTGCAATAACCATGcccctttttttaaaagatatgttGCTTAGAAGAAAGCAAgataatatacactaaaatagttacattttagcTATGATTAAGAAAAGCACCAACCAAATAaagttacataaataataaaataatacctcCTGGAATTGAAACCCAATGCCACACACCATTGAGAGGGTGTACTGAAAAGAGAGAAGCCACAgtcatttacaatgtttacaaaatCTTTAAATCAATTAACTCAATTTATATCTTACCATGAGTACAAAAACACCACAATCATTCCCTCTTGTCTGACGTGGCAAAGCCTAAAATAGGCAAagcaaatcaattttattttagaataatgtacaaaaaatttaattgttgtaaaagccaaataataatttttttaagttgattccTCACTGGAAAATCATATCCAGTCTTTTCAGACCATGTCCCATGATCCACTTGGTAAGCAATTTTCCTGTAAACAAAACATAGTAGTAATACTAACAATTACAGCTCACCTCAACTCTAGAACACCATGCATAAAAAAGGCTAGATGAACATAGCCAGAAGTTCAAGAAACGGCTATAGGAACGTAGCCAAAAGTGGCAGAACTATAATACACGGTtaggaaataaatagaaatggCTATAGGAACGTAGCCATATATCACATAAAGGCTAAAACATGTCTTAGTTTATTGATAGACCTTAAAATTGCCCTGTATTCTTCATCTCCAAATCATGATTCATGCTCTGcgtacagagagtctaaaaacaccATCTCTCTTCGAAGCGGCATCATTATCTACAATGTTAAAggtgtaaaaatatttcatttgaacaTTATTGCTTCTTCCAagatttttcagtgttttattttagaaacacacacattgcaataccAATTAATTTATGCACTAGACATTTCAATATTTTCTTACACAGACAACAAAGCGGTCTGGTCCATTGGCATTTGTCCATGCTGGAAAGGCTAACAGGTCTTTCAAGTCTGCATCTTCCTAGAATTGATCAGGACAGTTATGTCGTTTAATTTAGGTTGTACTTCTCACACAgtaaatacagtacatacacgCACCGGTAATCCAGTAACAATGTTGTTAGGAGTTTCTTTCCACACAGGGACAACATAAAAGTCCTCAATGTATATGTCCTTGCCCTACATGAATAAAAAGAAACTGTTGACAAtgacatgaacattttcacacagtttagaaatagttttttttttttttttttggatcaagTTAAAACaatctatataaatattatgttttatagtACATACAATTTGTCGAGCCATTTCACAAATAAGCTTCATGCAGGCGTTTTCAATCTGCAATAAATACTTTGATAagtcaatgtttttaataaaaaaaaagttataataaaaaaacagactgcTTACATGGGAGTCCATGTCCCTCAACAATCCAAGGCTCCAAAATTCTTCTCGAATAAGGCACACTTGCCCCTCCTTCACAATTATTTCACTGCCAGGGCGATTTCGGTCCAGCACATAATcaagctgtaataataataacaataaatatgtgtgtgtgtgtgcgtttgtatgtAATTGTAATTGTTCACCCGTTTCTCTTGTAATGGATGCCAGTCCCTCTCCCAAGGCTTAGTAGGTTCCAAAAATTCAGAAGAGTGGTCGGTTCACaagctgtttttttctgtaattggtactgATGACAGAGGAGATGTGACTGATGTTATGCCTGGTGATGCAGCGGTCGTTTGTAAAGTCACAATATTTTCTGGCAGTGCTGTCAGTGGTCCTTAGAGTACATTAAATCATCAAAATTAGAAAATAACACATAATAGTTAGAGAACAGAAACTTGACACTGAGCAACTGGAAAGAACAGTCAAATTACCAAGTGACATGTCcatgcatttctctgtggaggatGGATTttctataaatacaaatatacacataaGTACAGTTATGGATATAGTGATGTATTTGTTACAAAGTAAGGGAAACATTACCTAACACAACCTGGCTGTGGTCATTcatgtgaatgtttgtgttgaATTCCTTTTTTATGTCATGAAGACATTTCTCgttttttctgacagtgtaatGGTGGATGATGTTTCGCATGAGGAAAACATGTGTGGATGGCAATGCCATGTTCATAAAGTAgttatttttctttagctttgAAAAAAGCTGTTCTGCAGCCTGACTGTTAACTTTGCCAGCTAGTTGAGGCACAAGATGAAGCTTCCTCAGTGAATCACGAGGATCTTTTGTGTTGTCTTCGTAAAAGCGGTCTTACAGAACATAGTGTTCTGCAGAACCAGTTATTGGATGACCATCCGGATCTTGACTTTGCTTTTTTGCAGTGAGCCACGGCAGAGTTACCCGTAATGTTCCTGATTTTGCTTTTGCAATATTTTCAGTGGTTGGTCCAAGTAACCTTCCCTCGAAAGGTGTGAAAGTTATGGGTTGCCTCATTTGTGTGGGTGGACAGTCCACGGGCAAAGTCCTAAATAACAACATTAGGCAGATGCTTCCAAGACAGAAGCATATCTGCAAAATCCCGTGGACTTTCTGCCCGCAGATTACGTTTTATACTGTAAACTATACCACAAGGACACATGATGACAGCCCAACCTCCTGGAACAGACAAAAAAGATAAGCAAATAGTTAAGAAAACATAATCAAATCCCATTAATGACATTGGGACTTAAATGACCATAGGTTATGATGGAGGGCAGTGGCATTAACCTTAACAaagtatacttttaaaaaatttaaagatgCAGTGTCTCAGAGATGTAAATACACTCCCCCACACGGAAAGCAACAATAGGTGTCAGACGAGGCCACCTCCAACACCCCCCCAGAGCTGTACACCACCAGTCACTCCCCAATCAGTGCCAAGCAGAAAACAGGACCCATTGTGTCTATGTGACTTTGtacatttctgatttatttgtaatattttaatgtgcAACATTGAGGTTTACCTGAAGCAGCCCAAATCTTTTCAAAAACCTTGTCATAGGCCTCTCTTGACCTCATCTCCTCCGAAAGTCGCAGGAGAAGATCTGTGCGAGAGCCTTTGGCATCTAAACCACACTCTTGACACAGTCTTCTTATCACTCCCACCtatcacataaaacacacatgttaaatgaaatgccaacactgacaaataatacatataattagcattaaatattttactttctGTTTTGAAAGTTCGTCCTTTAAGCGATCTTCAGAGACAGTTATTTCTGTTCGTTCTGCAGTTTTTGCTTTGTGCACTTTCTCCAATTCAGTGTTGAGAACAATATTCGCTATGCGAGTCTTACTCCCGATCCAGGGTGCCCAAAAGTTATAACTAGGTGTAACACaaaatggattgtttttttttacctttaggaCAAACAAACATGTTAGTACATCAGTGAATTTAGATTGTACTCCTGAAAAcacttatgaaattaaataatgatgACATGCCATTCCTGATATAATAAATTTCCTTACTTGAAAAAAATCCTCGAGCAATTCGTTCTTCTGTCAGTGCCTTCCAAACATATCTAAATCCACCTCTCCATTAAAATCTTGTGGAGGCTGTGAAAGATCACTCACTAAAGAAAAGAAATACTTACTATAAACTTACTAATAGTTTTACTAATAAGACTTACCTCTCTGCAGTAAAAAGGAAAGATACAGGTGACATGAAAGACACAGATGGATGGTCACCACAAGATACACATGAATACTTGTATTCATGGTCAGTTAGGGCCTCAAAATGCAGATAGCCGTGGAGAAGAATAATTGCTGAGGGGAACTGTACACCTGTAGTTATCTCTAAGTACTCCACTACTCTGCTGACTGCTGTATGCACCTATGATAAAGAAATCAGTTAATCAGTACttatataggcaaggcaaggcaagtttatttatatagcacatttcatacacaatggtaattcaaagtgctttacataaacaagaataaaagagacaagtataagaaaataaaaacaaagaataaaaatgattttaaaaacagttaaaaacagaaaacataatagtcttgatttgaatgtacctAATGTTGCCTAACATAAAATCAACACTATGAAGAAATCCtattgttgtaaaaaataatatattgtataacatataatatatgtattgtaTAACGATTACCTGCAACAGGTTTCTTATGGTGAGGCAGAGAGAGAGTTCAAGGAGGACATGGTCATTGAAGTTATGCAAACCATTAGCCCACTCTTGGTAACGGTACACCATTCCACAGAAAGGACAGAATTTGTAGTAGGTTGAAATATCTGCAGATACAGAATGTAAATTAAATGGTTTGGTAtctttttcataattaaaataaaataaaaaatgtaagtaacTATTATCCACCTTGGACAATTCCTGTAGTTGTAAGAATTTTCGCTTTACGTGTAATGCAGACAGGATCACTGAGCAATGTGCGGTCTGAGCAGTGGTAGCACATTGTCTCATCAGGGATTAGGTGTTTTGGAAATTCCTTATAGTCTGAAGAAAGCCTCAAATGACTGGGAATAGTAGATGGTAGCTTTTTATTCATTAAGATGTATTCTACTATGCTCTTTACTTTAGCAATGTCCTTTGGAGGGTAATTCTCACTTTCATCACTTTCCTCCATCGCTGCTGCCTGAAATTCTTCAGCGCTTTCAGTGCTCCGAACTTTTCGGAAGAGTTCAGGGTGAATTTGAAAGAGGTGCCATTTTGCTATGTATTTATGGGTACATGATCTCTGGGTTTTTGCATAGGGACAGTGCCATGAATTCTTCTTGGTGTCATATGATACCATAACTCTGCCCAGTCtactataatatgatatattaggcTCGTAGACCGATATGAACCTTTTTGTTGGTGGGACTCCAATCTTGGATTCAActgccagccgtcggtggtttgcCGTCTCAGGAATGTcaggtgcttgcagcgggaggttgtttcgttagcgcttccgctttcgttagtgaagttcttttgctgaacgtttgtagatcccgtcgtgttcttcaagctatgtcgtttgagcactgtgctgataggctgacgtaagaaaacaggacacaaaatatacaaggcaaaagtgcaaagcacggagctctaggcaaaggcggtccgaaccgcagcaaagcaggaggtcgacatgtccaaatagaccaaatcagaaactaagcagagaaaaacggcatctgtagagaaagaaaacagatggaacaggtggtttgcaagcacaggtacgtctgctgcaagtacagcgccgtcaggagacaggggttgctggcccattccccaagCTCGGTGGCTGGACATCACCgtcctggagtacggccgatagaaaacggcggctgacGGCTGAATttttgaaaaagaacaaaaaatgaaatatttttaaaaaataacaaaaaatcaaattttttttaaaaataaaaaaaatcgaaattttttgaaaaataacaaaaataaaatttttttgaaaaatcaccaaaaaatgaattttttgaaaaatcaccaaaaatgaaaattttatgaaaaatcacaaaaaatgattttttttctaaaaatcacaaaaaaatgaaaaatttgtgaaaaaataacaaaaaatgaaattttttcgaaaaataaaaaatgataattttttgaaaaataacaaaaatttaattttttctaaaaatcaccaaaaatgaacaatttttgaaaaataacaaaaaataaaatttttgaaaaatcacaaaaaatgaaaattttttgaaaaatcgcaaaaaatcacaaaaaatgaaattttttcgaaaaatcaaaaaaatgaatatattttgaaaaatcgcaaaaaatcacaaaaaatgaaattttttcgaaaaatcaaaaaaatgaatatattttgaaaaatcgcaaaaatcacaaaaaatgaacattttttaaaaaataacaaaaaatgaaattttttgaaaaataacaaaaaatcacaaaaaattaaaaatttttgaaaaatcgcaaaatatgaaatttttttgaaaaatcgcaaaatatgaaatttttttgaaaaatcacaaaaaatgaaaattttttgaaaaatcacaaaaatttaatttttttgaaaaatcgcaaaaaatgaaaattttttgaaaaatcgcaaaaatcacaaaaaatgaaatttatttgaaaaatcacaaaaaatcaccaaaaatgacatttttttatatatcgcAAAAAATGAGAATTtcttgaaaaatcgcaaaaaatcacaaaaaattaaatttttttgaaaaatcgcaaaatatgaaaattttttgaaaaatcgcaaaaaatcacaaaaaatgaaaaattttgaaaaatcacaaaaaattaaatttttttgaaaaatcgcaaaatatgatttctttttgaaaaatcgcaaaaaatcacaaaaaatgaaaatttttgaaaaatcgcaaaaaatgaattttttgaaaaatcacaaaaaatgaaattttttgaaaaatcgcataaaatcacaaaaaattaaaattttttgaaaaatctcaaaaaaatcacaaaaattgaaatttttttgaaaaatcacaaaaaatcacaaaaattgaaattttttttaaaaaatcacaaaaaatgaaaatttttttaaaaatcgcagaaaatcacaaaatatgaacattttttgaaaaatcacaaaaaattaaatttttttgaaaaattgcaaaaaatgaaaattttttgaaaaatcgcaaaagatgaacattttttgaaaagtcgcataaaatcacaaaaaattaaaatttttggaaaaatcgcagaaaaattaaaattttttgaaaaatcacaaaatatcacaaaaattgaaaattttttgaaaaatcacaaaaaattacaattttttaaaaatcgcagaaaatcacaaaaaatgaaatttttttgaaaaatcgcaaaatatgaaaattttttgaaaaattacaaaaaatgaaaatttttttaaaaatcgcaaaaaatcacaaaaaatgaaaattttttaattatcgcaaaaaatgaaaatttcttgaaaaatcgcaaaaaatcacaaaaaataaaattattttgaaaaatcgcaaaatatgaaatttttttgaaaaatcgcaaaaaatcacaaaaaatgaaaaatttttgaaaaatcacaaaaaattaaatttttttgaaaaatcgcaaaatatgatttctttttgaaaaatcgcaaaaaatcacaaaaaatgaaaatttttgaaaaatcgcaaaaaatgaaaattttttgaaaaatcacaaaaaatttcattttttgtgatttttcaaaaaatgaaaattttttgaaaaatctcaaaaaatcacaaaaattgaaaattttttgaaaaatcacaaaaaatcacaaaaattgaaaaaaaattttaaaaatcacaaaaaatgaaaatttttttaaaaatcgcagaaaatcacaaaatatgaaaattttttgaaaaatcacaaaaaatgaaacttttttgaaaaatcgcaaaatatgaaaattttttgaaaaatcacaaaaaatgaaaattttttgaaaaatcacaaaaaatgaaatttttttgaaaaattgcaaaaaatgaaaattttttgaaaaatcgcaaaagatgaacattttttgaaaagtcgcataaaatcacaaaaaatgaaaatttttggaaaaatcgcagaaaaattaaaattttttgaaaaatcacaaaatatcacaaaaattgaaaattttttgaaaaatcacaaaaaattacaattttttaaaaatcgcagaaaatcacaaaaaatgaaatttttttgaaaaatcgcaaaatatgaaaattttttgaaaaatcacaaaaaatgaaaaatttttgaaaaatcgcaaaatatgaaatttttttgaaaaatcgcaaaaaatcacaaaaaatgaaattttttcgaaaaatcaaaaaaatgaatatattttgaaaaatcgcaaaaaatcacaaaaaataaacatttgttaaaaaataacaaaaaatgaaattttttgaaaaataacaaaaaatcacaaaaaattaaaaatttttgaaaaatcgcaaaatatgaaatttttttgaaaaatcgcaaaatatgaaatttttttgaaaaatcacaaaaaatgaaaattttttacaaaatcacaaaaattaaatttttttgaaaaatcgcaaaaaatgaaaattttttga
The Danio rerio strain Tuebingen ecotype United States chromosome 4, GRCz12tu, whole genome shotgun sequence genome window above contains:
- the LOC141381706 gene encoding PWWP domain-containing DNA repair factor 3B-like translates to MDLIITSKSAEQHLVDILGGKRSNWFPLKLRSQVPVYIENEQSQSIICDYIRGILNKIKTQLTFNDEVEFFCGCLLPEAISHGISELQGLSWQEAEDVFLQGHIYHASEVEEFNRRIAREMEKSPQQESR